The following are encoded in a window of Labrus bergylta chromosome 16, fLabBer1.1, whole genome shotgun sequence genomic DNA:
- the atxn7l3a gene encoding ataxin-7-like protein 3 isoform X1 — protein sequence MTGSESHYSATKIPHTDFQMKMEDMPLSGPDNTKLEALVHDIYSELVEDACLGLCFEVHRAVKQGYFFLDETDQESLKEFEIVDQPGVDIFGQVYNQWKNKECECPNCKRLIAASRFAPHLEKCLGMGRNSSRIANRRLASNNNMSKSESDQEDNDDLNDNDWSYGAEKKAKKRKSDKNQNSPRRSKSLKHKNGELGSGVASEPYKYNYNTGINYETLGPDEVRSFLTTQCGVISEHTKKMCTRSQRCPQHTDEQRRAVRVFLLGPSATSLPDAEAVVESDSFDIPDGQTLMSRLQWEDSPDISPADSASSKASTNHSDSRRPKKKKRTPLSLNAVGGVGGGGGGVGVGNVTGGSSSSSSQSNISLPTKKKRPKLPAPSISSIYDDLN from the exons ATGACCGG GTCAGAATCTCATTACTCTGCTACCAAGATTCCCCACACAgactttcaaatgaaaatggAGGATATGCCCCTGTCAGGCCCAGACAACACCAAGCTGGAG GCCTTGGTCCATGACATCTACTCTGAGCTGGTGGAAGATGCCTGTTTGGGCCTGTGTTTTGAGGTGCATCGTGCCGTGAAACAGGGCTATTTTTTCTTAGACGAAACGGACCAAGAGAGCTTGAAGGAGTTTG AAATAGTGGATCAACCAGGAGTGGACATATTCGGTCAAGTGTACAAtcagtggaaaaacaaagaGTGCGAGTGCCCGAACTGCAAAAGGTTGATCGCAGCTTCTCGCTTCGCCCCGCATTTGGAGAAGTGTCTCGGCATGGGCCGCAACAGCAGTCGCATTGCCAACCGCAG gctaGCCAGCAATAACAACATGAGCAAATCAGAGAGCGACCAGGAAGACAATGATGACCTCAACGATAACGACTGGTCGTACGGGGCAGAGAAGAAAG caaagaagaggaagTCAGATAAG AATCAAAATTCTCCGAGACGATCCAAATCTTTGAAACATAAAAACG gtGAGCTGGGGAGCGGTGTCGCGTCAGAGCCGTACAAG TACAACTATAATACTGGCATCAATTATGAAACACTGGGTCCCGATGAAGTGCGATCCTTTTTAACGACA CAATGTGGGGTGATCTCTGAGCACACCAAGAAGATGTGTACCAG GTCTCAGCGGTGTCCCCAGCACACGGACGAACAGAGGAGGGCCGTCAGGGTGTTCCTCCTGGGGCCGTCCGC GACTTCACTGCCTGATGCAGAGGCCGTGGTGGAGAGCGACAGTTTCGATATTCCGGATGGACAGACCCTGATGAGCCGCCTGCAGTGGGAAGACTCCCCAGATATTTCACCTGCTGACTCTGCCTCATCTAAAGCCA GTACTAACCATTCAGATTCGAGGAGGcccaagaaaaagaagaggacacCTCTCAGTTTGAACGCTGTAGGAGgcgttggaggaggaggaggaggagtaggagtaGGAAATGTGAcaggaggaagcagcagcagcagctctcagaGTAATATCAGCTTACCGACCAAAAAAAAGAGGCCCAAACTCCCAGCACCTTCCATCTCCAGTATCTACGATGACTTAAACTAA
- the atxn7l3a gene encoding ataxin-7-like protein 3 isoform X2: MTGSESHYSATKIPHTDFQMKMEDMPLSGPDNTKLEALVHDIYSELVEDACLGLCFEVHRAVKQGYFFLDETDQESLKEFEIVDQPGVDIFGQVYNQWKNKECECPNCKRLIAASRFAPHLEKCLGMGRNSSRIANRRLASNNNMSKSESDQEDNDDLNDNDWSYGAEKKAKKRKSDKNQNSPRRSKSLKHKNGELGSGVASEPYKYNYNTGINYETLGPDEVRSFLTTQCGVISEHTKKMCTRTSLPDAEAVVESDSFDIPDGQTLMSRLQWEDSPDISPADSASSKASTNHSDSRRPKKKKRTPLSLNAVGGVGGGGGGVGVGNVTGGSSSSSSQSNISLPTKKKRPKLPAPSISSIYDDLN; encoded by the exons ATGACCGG GTCAGAATCTCATTACTCTGCTACCAAGATTCCCCACACAgactttcaaatgaaaatggAGGATATGCCCCTGTCAGGCCCAGACAACACCAAGCTGGAG GCCTTGGTCCATGACATCTACTCTGAGCTGGTGGAAGATGCCTGTTTGGGCCTGTGTTTTGAGGTGCATCGTGCCGTGAAACAGGGCTATTTTTTCTTAGACGAAACGGACCAAGAGAGCTTGAAGGAGTTTG AAATAGTGGATCAACCAGGAGTGGACATATTCGGTCAAGTGTACAAtcagtggaaaaacaaagaGTGCGAGTGCCCGAACTGCAAAAGGTTGATCGCAGCTTCTCGCTTCGCCCCGCATTTGGAGAAGTGTCTCGGCATGGGCCGCAACAGCAGTCGCATTGCCAACCGCAG gctaGCCAGCAATAACAACATGAGCAAATCAGAGAGCGACCAGGAAGACAATGATGACCTCAACGATAACGACTGGTCGTACGGGGCAGAGAAGAAAG caaagaagaggaagTCAGATAAG AATCAAAATTCTCCGAGACGATCCAAATCTTTGAAACATAAAAACG gtGAGCTGGGGAGCGGTGTCGCGTCAGAGCCGTACAAG TACAACTATAATACTGGCATCAATTATGAAACACTGGGTCCCGATGAAGTGCGATCCTTTTTAACGACA CAATGTGGGGTGATCTCTGAGCACACCAAGAAGATGTGTACCAG GACTTCACTGCCTGATGCAGAGGCCGTGGTGGAGAGCGACAGTTTCGATATTCCGGATGGACAGACCCTGATGAGCCGCCTGCAGTGGGAAGACTCCCCAGATATTTCACCTGCTGACTCTGCCTCATCTAAAGCCA GTACTAACCATTCAGATTCGAGGAGGcccaagaaaaagaagaggacacCTCTCAGTTTGAACGCTGTAGGAGgcgttggaggaggaggaggaggagtaggagtaGGAAATGTGAcaggaggaagcagcagcagcagctctcagaGTAATATCAGCTTACCGACCAAAAAAAAGAGGCCCAAACTCCCAGCACCTTCCATCTCCAGTATCTACGATGACTTAAACTAA
- the tmub2 gene encoding transmembrane and ubiquitin-like domain-containing protein 2 yields MAVCALTMLDGMEGEVTAAGGVLLLVLALVFAWLSTHVADRGDHILGTILTVGAHASLIRLGGPDSYSGGSPSADTSEQQTPSPSQENKPDDSEQGTERGEGEGTGEGADGVRTDLLLDIQSKQPQAGRLQASDEEDDEVEDEEEDEELEEEDKKILMHFPVLSSTITPTTTATTPLISVRLKFLNDTEEVAVVEPQDTVGVLKSKYFSGREHQIKLIYQGQLLQDPKRTLLSLNIAHNSVIHCHISQTLHEPSPEEGAQSGVGSGVSGGFRAAGVAISTGSLVVPVFVVILAVVWYFRINYRQFFTAPATISLVGVTVFFSFLIFGMHSR; encoded by the exons ATGGCAGTGTGTGCACTGACCATGTTGGATGGGATGGAGGGTGAGGTGACCGCCGCAGGGGGAGTGTTGCTCCTGGTCCTGGCCCTTGTATTCGCTTGGCTCTCGACACATGTGGCCGACCGGGGAGATCACATACTGGGCACCATCCTCACCGTGGGCGCCCATGCCTCTCTGATCAGACTGGGAGGCCCCGACAGCTACAGTGGGGGGTCCCCCAGCGCTGACACCTCGGAACAGCAGACTCCTTCCCCCTCGCAGGAAAACAAGCCCGACGACAGTGAACAAGGgacggagagaggagagggtgagGGAACAGGGGAGGGAGCCGACGGGGTCAGGACAGATCTGCTGCTGGACATACAGAGCAAACAACCACAGGCCGGAAGGCTGCAGGCTTCagatgaggaggatgatgaagtggaggatgaggaggaggacgaggagctggaggaggaggataaaaaGATATTGATGCATTTCCCAGTGTTGTCCAGCACCATCACCCCCACCACTACTGCTACTACACCACTCATCTCTGTTCGCCTTAAGTTTTTAAATGATACGGAGGAGGTAGCTGTTGTAGAACCACAGGATACAGTGGGCGTACTGAAAAG TAAATACTTCTCAGGTCGGGAGCATCAAATTAAACTCATCTACCAAGGCCAATTACTGCAGGATCCCAAGAGGACTCTGTTATCCCTAAACATCGCACACAACAGCGTAATCCACTGCCACATCTCCCAGACCCTGCACGAGCCCTCTCCAGAGGAAGGGGCTCAGTCCGGGGTCGGGTCCGGGGTATCTGGAGGATTCAGGGCTGCCGGAGTGGCCATCAGCACCGGCAGCCTGGTGGTGCCTGTGTTTGTGGTGATTCTGGCTGTGGTATGGTACTTCCGCATCAACTACAGGCAGTTCTTCACTGCCCCAGCGACCATCTCCCTCGTGGGAGTCACTGTGTTCTTCAGCTTTCTGATATTTGGGATGCACAGCCgctga
- the asb16 gene encoding ankyrin repeat and SOCS box protein 16, with product MSKDTFPFSSTSLRSLRLEQEFQEWEDARRSLAHRRTMTRAPLPRAPRPPTRQQGQRLQEVRAPPPQVRCRDTAIHNTFMCGDMKGVYAVLKDPGMVNALMETVHEEMIWAPEMGMWTLSSKVKQTSALRLASSRGHTGCVEELLFREAEVNADPGGSTALHDACAGGHTVCVQLLLGHGADPEKLSVDGSAPLHLCTSAQSFQCAALLLKGGADVNVRMRESRLTPLHTAARRALEEHVELFLSHGADILATNQEGETPLNAACSGVERPSEAGRYLHVIQSLLGAGADPRTAGRKQHTPLHNACANCCPRIVDILLQHGAKADVTNCAGYTPMDCLLQVVEDYPDQQPEAIARSLLNHGAKPVLPKMLKQCVLSPATLEVMLNSYTSIPPCDWMDCLSADIYEERRSFFDLVRQRSTLPRSLQHLCRCALRLWLGSRCYSAVSKLEIPSSLRDYLLLCNDGTLQ from the exons ATGTCAAAGGACACATTTCCGTTCTCTTCCACCTCACTGCGCTCTCTGAGGCTGGAACAGGAGTTTCAGGAGTGGGAGGATGCTCGGCGATCATTGGCTCACAGGAGAACCATGACCAGGGCCCCGCTGCCCCGAGCCCCAAGGCCTCCAACGAGGCAGCAAGGGCAGCGTCTTCAGGAGGTCCGGGCCCCTCCACCACAGGTCCGGTGCAGGGACACTGCGATCCACAATACTTTCATGTGTGGGGATATGAAGGGAGTGTATGCGGTGCTGAAGGACCCTGGGATGGTCAATGCCCTGATGGAAACAGTACATGAGGAGATGATATGGGCTCCAGAGATGG GCATGTGGACGCTGAGCTCCAAGGTGAAACAAACTTCAGCACTACGACTGGCTTCCAGCAGAGGGCACACAGGATGTGTGGAAGAGCTGCTGTTCAGAGAGGCTGAGGTGAATGCAGACCCTGGAGGAAGCACAGCTCTCCACGATGCCTGCGCAGGCGGCCATACTGTCTGTGTCCAGTTGCTGCTTGGCCACGGAGCAGATCCTGAAAAGCTGTCTGTAGACGGCAGTGCTCCTCTTCACCTTTGCACCTCTGCCCAGTCATTCCA GTGTGCTGCGTTGCTGTTGAAAGGAGGCGCAGATGTCAACGTGAGGATGAGGGAGTCGAGGCTCACGCCGCTGCACACAGCTGCTCGGCGAGCCCTGGAGGAGCACGTGGAGCTCTTCCTCAGCCACGGAGCCGATATATTGGCCACAAACCAGGAGGGGGAGACCCCTTTGAACGCTGCGTGTTCAGGCGTTGAGAGGCCCTCGGAGGCAGGCCGTTATTTGCATGTGATTCAAAGCCTGTTGGGTGCAGGAGCTGACCCCAGAACTGCAGGCAGGAAGCAGCACACACCCTTGCACAATGCCTGTGCTAACTGCTGCCCTCGGATTGTAGACATCCTCCTGCAGCATGGAGCCAAGGCAGATGTGACCAACTGTGCAGGATACACGCCAATGGACTGTCTGTTACAG GTGGTTGAAGATTACCCTGATCAGCAACCGGAAGCAATAGCACGGTCACTCCTGAACCATGGAGCGAAGCCAGTTTTACCAAAG ATGTTGAAGCAGTGTGTCCTCTCTCCTGCCACTCTGGAGGTGATGTTGAACTCATATACATCCATCCCTCCCTGTGATTGGATGGACTGTCTGAGTGCTGATATATACGAG GAGCGTCGCTCTTTCTTCGACTTGGTGCGCCAGCGGAGCACTCTGCCACGCTCTCTGCAGCATCTCTGTAGATGTGCTTTGCGTCTGTGGCTCGGATCTCGGTGTTATTCAGCTGTCAGTAAACTGGAAATTCCCAGCTCTTTAAGGGATTACCTGCTGCTGTGTAACGATGGGACACTTCAGTga
- the hrob gene encoding homologous recombination OB-fold protein isoform X1: MACKLSSLFSIGDDFDDEDLLGTDWAVHSESGPADVAAAVSSCALRSSSVSRREPGENGPRQPGERSAALCDGAASKSGTHTAAGQTVAPGLRQLSSSSSSSSNQTRSLPPSSVDNSAPDLATKKSNANVGHPLTPGGAQDDFDDWDVDLADLDGFDGQIGQPLQPSAEAIRAPSADAASSAKALRPPTCGRSSTPTHLSLRELNATHRSRLASNHNVRPQSPSTPQFRPPNRNCAPSTSAPPRTPVPSPISRTLIKPHQPQRQWTTPGTSPQARGLFETVTPAPSPSNSSSSSLPLHPHHTPVLTNRLVQLVSASNKLPKKRPRSDPHRPRTRRFPGPAGLLPQQPQGQSMDEIVVSVPVTPAHGAAARLPSQGSSSQTEEDDFSGGAWASMKAETGLDERNPLCFLHSYSVVMVLRKAVLKQLARNKVPNMAVLLKSIIHTHADAKAVFKDPTGEIQGTVHRRLLEDRVEELKVGAVLLLKQVGVFSPSHRNHYLNVTPNNLLRIYAPDGVGSSSTQLPPVVLEPMSPSPTRSRSVSREPVSRMHLVFDEEDDEGEEGSKGNQASADITTGFTRGPQEAAGKSAAQDSGWDADDDLDDLLGELPEDTYSL; this comes from the exons ATG GCTTGCAAGTTAAGTAGCCTGTTCAGCATCGGAGATGATTTTGACGATGAG gacCTGTTGGGGACAGACTGGGCTGTCCACTCCGAGTCTGGACCAGCCGATGTGGCAGCTGCTGTATCATCATGTGCTCTGCggtcttcctctgtttctcgCAGAGAGCCGGGGGAAAATGGCCCTCGGCAGCCGGGAGAGAGATCCGCTGCTCTGTGTGACGGCGCAGCATCCAAGAGCGGCACGCACACAGCTGCCGGACAAACTGTTGCTCCGGGGTTGAGGCAGCTCTCCTcatcctcgtcctcttcctccaaTCAGACCCGATCCCTCCCTCCTTCGTCAGTCGATAACTCTGCGCCTGATTTGGCCACGAAAAAGAGTAACGCTAATGTTGGTCACCCACTGACGCCCGGAGGGGCTCAGGATGACTTCGACGACTGGGATGTCGACCTGGCAGACTTGGATGGGTTTGACGGTCAGATTGGGCAGCCGCTTCAACCTTCTGCTGAAGCAATACGTGCGCCCTCTGCTGATGCCGCATCTTCAGCCAAAGCGCTGCGTCCCCCAACTTGTGGGAGGAGCAGCACACCAACGCATCTGAGTCTGAGAGAGCTCAACGCAACCCACCGGAGTCGATTAGCATCTAATCATAACGTACGTCCTCAGAGTCCCTCCACTCCTCAATTTCGACCACCAAACCGAAATTGCGCTCCTTCCACGTCAGCCCCTCCGCGGACTCCAGTCCCCAGCCCCATTTCCAGGACACTCATCAAGCCCCACCAGCCACAGAGACAATGGACGACTCCAGGAACCTCTCCTCAGGCACGTGGCCTCTTTGAAACAGTCACTCCGGCGCCCTCTCcctccaactcctcctcctcctctctgcccctTCATCCCCATCACACGCCGGTCCTCACCAACCGTCTGGTCCAGCTGGTATCTGCATCCAATAAGCTTCCCAAGAAGAGGCCTCGCTCTGACCCTCACAGACCCAGGACCCGGCGCTTCCCCGGCCCCGCTGGACTCCTGCCACAGCAG CCACAGGGCCAGAGCATGGATGAAATAGTGGTTTCTGTTCCTGTGACTCCCGCTCACGGTGCTGCTGCACGGTTACCAAGCCAG GGCTCCAGCTCGCAGACTGAGGAAGACGACTTCAGCGGCGGCGCCTGGGCATCCATGAAGGCCGAGACGGGATTGGATGAGAGGAACCCTTTGTGCTTCCTGCACTCGTACAGCGTTGTCATGGTGCTACGAAAG GCTGTGCTGAAACAGCTGGCAAGAAACAAAGTGCCCAACATGGCCGTGCTCCTGAAGAGCATCATCCACACGCATGCTGACGCCAAGGCTGTGTTTAAAGaccccacag ggGAGATTCAGGGAACGGTGCATCGGCGCCTCCTAGAGGACAGAGTTGAGGAGCTGAAGGTTGGAGCTGTGCTGCTTCTCAAACAA GTGGGTGTGTTTTCCCCCTCCCATCGAAACCATTACCTGAACGTGACGCCAAACAACCTGCTGAGGATCTACGCCCCTGATGGAGTCGGCTCGTCATCCACCCAGCTCCCCCCAGTCGTCCTG GAGCCGATGTCGCCGTCGCCCACTCGCTCTCGTAGTGTCAGCCGGGAGCCCGTGTCTCGGATGCACCTCGTGTTTGACGAGGAGGATgacgagggagaggaggggagcaAAGGCAATCAAGCCTCAGCGGACATTACAACCGGCTTCACGAGGGGCCCCCAAGAGGCTGCTGGGAAGTCAGCAGCACAGGACTCGGGCTGGGATGCAG ATGATGACCTGGATGACCTGCTGGGAGAATTACCCGAGGACACCTACAGCCTTTAA
- the hrob gene encoding homologous recombination OB-fold protein isoform X2, translating into MACKLSSLFSIGDDFDDEDLLGTDWAVHSESGPADVAAAVSSCALRSSSVSRREPGENGPRQPGERSAALCDGAASKSGTHTAAGQTVAPGLRQLSSSSSSSSNQTRSLPPSSVDNSAPDLATKKSNANVGHPLTPGGAQDDFDDWDVDLADLDGFDGQIGQPLQPSAEAIRAPSADAASSAKALRPPTCGRSSTPTHLSLRELNATHRSRLASNHNVRPQSPSTPQFRPPNRNCAPSTSAPPRTPVPSPISRTLIKPHQPQRQWTTPGTSPQARGLFETVTPAPSPSNSSSSSLPLHPHHTPVLTNRLVQLVSASNKLPKKRPRSDPHRPRTRRFPGPAGLLPQQPQGQSMDEIVVSVPVTPAHGAAARLPSQGSSSQTEEDDFSGGAWASMKAETGLDERNPLCFLHSYSVVMVLRKAVLKQLARNKVPNMAVLLKSIIHTHADAKAVFKDPTGEIQGTVHRRLLEDRVEELKVGAVLLLKQVGVFSPSHRNHYLNVTPNNLLRIYAPDGVGSSSTQLPPVVLEPMSPSPVSRMHLVFDEEDDEGEEGSKGNQASADITTGFTRGPQEAAGKSAAQDSGWDADDDLDDLLGELPEDTYSL; encoded by the exons ATG GCTTGCAAGTTAAGTAGCCTGTTCAGCATCGGAGATGATTTTGACGATGAG gacCTGTTGGGGACAGACTGGGCTGTCCACTCCGAGTCTGGACCAGCCGATGTGGCAGCTGCTGTATCATCATGTGCTCTGCggtcttcctctgtttctcgCAGAGAGCCGGGGGAAAATGGCCCTCGGCAGCCGGGAGAGAGATCCGCTGCTCTGTGTGACGGCGCAGCATCCAAGAGCGGCACGCACACAGCTGCCGGACAAACTGTTGCTCCGGGGTTGAGGCAGCTCTCCTcatcctcgtcctcttcctccaaTCAGACCCGATCCCTCCCTCCTTCGTCAGTCGATAACTCTGCGCCTGATTTGGCCACGAAAAAGAGTAACGCTAATGTTGGTCACCCACTGACGCCCGGAGGGGCTCAGGATGACTTCGACGACTGGGATGTCGACCTGGCAGACTTGGATGGGTTTGACGGTCAGATTGGGCAGCCGCTTCAACCTTCTGCTGAAGCAATACGTGCGCCCTCTGCTGATGCCGCATCTTCAGCCAAAGCGCTGCGTCCCCCAACTTGTGGGAGGAGCAGCACACCAACGCATCTGAGTCTGAGAGAGCTCAACGCAACCCACCGGAGTCGATTAGCATCTAATCATAACGTACGTCCTCAGAGTCCCTCCACTCCTCAATTTCGACCACCAAACCGAAATTGCGCTCCTTCCACGTCAGCCCCTCCGCGGACTCCAGTCCCCAGCCCCATTTCCAGGACACTCATCAAGCCCCACCAGCCACAGAGACAATGGACGACTCCAGGAACCTCTCCTCAGGCACGTGGCCTCTTTGAAACAGTCACTCCGGCGCCCTCTCcctccaactcctcctcctcctctctgcccctTCATCCCCATCACACGCCGGTCCTCACCAACCGTCTGGTCCAGCTGGTATCTGCATCCAATAAGCTTCCCAAGAAGAGGCCTCGCTCTGACCCTCACAGACCCAGGACCCGGCGCTTCCCCGGCCCCGCTGGACTCCTGCCACAGCAG CCACAGGGCCAGAGCATGGATGAAATAGTGGTTTCTGTTCCTGTGACTCCCGCTCACGGTGCTGCTGCACGGTTACCAAGCCAG GGCTCCAGCTCGCAGACTGAGGAAGACGACTTCAGCGGCGGCGCCTGGGCATCCATGAAGGCCGAGACGGGATTGGATGAGAGGAACCCTTTGTGCTTCCTGCACTCGTACAGCGTTGTCATGGTGCTACGAAAG GCTGTGCTGAAACAGCTGGCAAGAAACAAAGTGCCCAACATGGCCGTGCTCCTGAAGAGCATCATCCACACGCATGCTGACGCCAAGGCTGTGTTTAAAGaccccacag ggGAGATTCAGGGAACGGTGCATCGGCGCCTCCTAGAGGACAGAGTTGAGGAGCTGAAGGTTGGAGCTGTGCTGCTTCTCAAACAA GTGGGTGTGTTTTCCCCCTCCCATCGAAACCATTACCTGAACGTGACGCCAAACAACCTGCTGAGGATCTACGCCCCTGATGGAGTCGGCTCGTCATCCACCCAGCTCCCCCCAGTCGTCCTG GAGCCGATGTCGCCGTC GCCCGTGTCTCGGATGCACCTCGTGTTTGACGAGGAGGATgacgagggagaggaggggagcaAAGGCAATCAAGCCTCAGCGGACATTACAACCGGCTTCACGAGGGGCCCCCAAGAGGCTGCTGGGAAGTCAGCAGCACAGGACTCGGGCTGGGATGCAG ATGATGACCTGGATGACCTGCTGGGAGAATTACCCGAGGACACCTACAGCCTTTAA